The Polynucleobacter necessarius genome has a window encoding:
- a CDS encoding surface-adhesin E family protein, protein MKKLHALTIFATLSLLPFSSSFAEWKELGSNELMVVYIDPDTVSASGEKAQIMSMLDFKKPGVNPKTKQPVSSIIGINEYNCPAISYRPIEYKEFAGNKGSGAVVSDNKTPDSEFEPVVNESWAAGVFNVVCQRK, encoded by the coding sequence ATGAAAAAATTACACGCACTCACTATTTTTGCCACCCTCTCCTTACTACCGTTCTCTAGCAGCTTCGCTGAGTGGAAAGAATTGGGATCAAATGAGTTAATGGTGGTTTATATAGACCCAGATACTGTTAGTGCTTCCGGCGAAAAAGCGCAGATTATGTCGATGTTAGATTTTAAAAAACCTGGCGTAAATCCCAAAACAAAGCAGCCGGTTAGCTCAATCATTGGGATCAATGAATATAACTGCCCAGCTATTAGCTATCGCCCAATCGAATACAAAGAGTTTGCTGGCAATAAAGGTAGCGGCGCAGTAGTTTCAGATAACAAGACTCCAGATAGTGAATTTGAACCTGTTGTAAATGAATCATGGGCAGCAGGAGTGTTTAACGTTGTCTGCCAGCGCAAATAA
- a CDS encoding penicillin acylase family protein — translation MTQSFPGDSFSINVGRLELLRADNPFETKQAPSLRTLFDLSDLEQSLFIYQTGQSGWVQSKLYRNMSGLWAQNEYLPLQMKPKKISQQLDLNIKEK, via the coding sequence TTGACGCAGTCTTTTCCTGGAGATAGCTTTAGCATCAATGTGGGGCGCCTAGAACTTCTCAGGGCCGATAATCCTTTTGAAACTAAGCAGGCTCCAAGCCTTCGGACGCTCTTTGATTTATCTGATTTAGAGCAATCTCTCTTTATTTATCAAACTGGTCAATCTGGCTGGGTGCAAAGCAAGCTCTATCGGAATATGAGTGGACTTTGGGCTCAAAATGAATATCTCCCGCTGCAAATGAAGCCCAAAAAAATTAGCCAGCAACTGGATCTGAATATTAAGGAAAAATAA
- a CDS encoding penicillin acylase family protein, with protein MSFDETDIPHIQAKSSSDALFALGYLHASERSWQMEINRRLSSGRLSEIIGKETVAIDRFIRTLGIKHAAEKQFDRYPIATKRLLQSYADGVNAGNAHLGWVLPVEYFLTGSKPGHWSPTDSVTWMLMMALDLGGNWHKELQRLELSQFLTTKQVWEVMPAYTPGDPVSNVDFAKMYRDINVFNPNPLTRDQKSKKLPATELAINEVPGGKDGLGSNNWALSGQLTASGKPLLANDPHLGLSAPAIWYMAHMEAPGLNVIGATLPGIPVVVLGRTDKFAWSFTNPGPDVQDLYIEQLDPKNPGVYRGPEGSLPFKVRQEIIDIKGQPPLRFLVKETRHGPVISESYARAKRAIDTDRFALSLRWTALDIENQSVAGLLEMNHAKDINAFKQALRKNYAPMQNVVMADVDGKISLQVAGVAPKRTLHQGLYGVAPALGWEKQYDWAGYVPFDQLPSSNNPDANWIATANQRILSSNDPNPLTGDWDLPTRYDRIVDLIKGKSVHDLASMKSMQADTLSLGATPLLELCKSAQSKHPLAQQAIELSRSFDGDMKIDSAGALIFNAWADQLSRKLFSRLGYLFTENYGARNFRQPLILQLQNPDSPWCNDPNTEQIESCADASNAALDKALEQLSIQFGNNPKKWTWGNAHIAVSEHRPLSKVPLLGSPSI; from the coding sequence ATTAGCTTTGATGAGACAGATATCCCTCATATTCAGGCAAAGAGCTCGAGCGATGCACTCTTTGCTTTGGGCTATTTACATGCTAGCGAACGCTCCTGGCAAATGGAAATTAACCGCCGCCTATCCAGCGGTCGACTCTCTGAAATTATTGGCAAAGAAACTGTAGCGATTGATCGTTTTATTCGGACTCTAGGTATTAAGCATGCAGCCGAAAAACAGTTTGATCGCTACCCTATTGCCACCAAGCGATTACTGCAATCCTATGCAGATGGAGTTAACGCTGGCAATGCTCACTTAGGCTGGGTCCTACCAGTTGAATATTTTTTAACTGGATCTAAACCAGGTCATTGGTCCCCTACGGACAGCGTGACATGGATGTTGATGATGGCACTAGATCTGGGTGGTAACTGGCATAAAGAATTGCAGCGACTTGAGCTCTCGCAATTTTTAACTACGAAGCAAGTATGGGAAGTGATGCCAGCATATACGCCAGGCGACCCTGTGAGCAATGTTGACTTTGCCAAAATGTATCGGGACATCAATGTATTTAATCCGAATCCACTCACACGCGATCAAAAGTCGAAGAAGCTACCTGCAACTGAATTAGCTATCAATGAAGTGCCAGGCGGCAAGGATGGCCTTGGGTCTAATAACTGGGCGCTGAGCGGGCAGCTCACAGCCTCTGGCAAACCTTTACTTGCGAATGACCCACATCTCGGCTTATCAGCACCGGCGATTTGGTACATGGCTCATATGGAGGCACCAGGCCTCAATGTCATTGGCGCTACCCTGCCTGGTATTCCGGTGGTGGTGCTAGGTAGAACTGATAAGTTCGCTTGGAGCTTTACGAATCCCGGCCCAGATGTTCAGGATTTATATATTGAGCAATTAGACCCAAAAAATCCTGGTGTCTATCGAGGCCCAGAGGGCTCGCTCCCTTTTAAAGTTCGCCAAGAAATCATCGACATCAAGGGTCAGCCCCCTCTGCGCTTTTTGGTTAAAGAGACACGACATGGCCCCGTGATTTCAGAATCATATGCACGAGCCAAAAGAGCGATTGATACCGATCGCTTTGCCCTCAGCTTACGCTGGACTGCCCTGGATATTGAAAATCAATCTGTTGCCGGTTTGCTGGAGATGAATCACGCCAAAGACATCAATGCATTTAAGCAAGCGCTGCGTAAAAACTATGCTCCCATGCAAAACGTGGTGATGGCAGATGTCGATGGAAAGATTTCACTTCAGGTGGCTGGTGTTGCCCCTAAGCGCACCCTGCACCAAGGGCTATATGGAGTAGCACCCGCACTCGGCTGGGAGAAGCAATATGACTGGGCTGGATACGTTCCATTTGATCAACTGCCCAGTAGTAATAACCCAGACGCAAACTGGATAGCCACAGCGAACCAAAGAATATTGTCTAGTAACGATCCCAACCCACTGACTGGCGACTGGGATTTACCAACCCGCTACGACAGAATCGTAGACCTCATCAAAGGCAAATCTGTGCATGATCTTGCCTCCATGAAATCAATGCAAGCAGATACCCTCTCTTTGGGCGCTACACCATTATTAGAATTATGTAAGTCCGCTCAATCAAAACATCCTTTAGCTCAACAAGCCATTGAGCTGAGCAGAAGCTTTGATGGTGATATGAAAATAGATAGTGCTGGTGCACTCATATTCAACGCCTGGGCTGATCAGCTATCAAGAAAACTTTTTTCTCGTTTGGGATATTTGTTCACAGAAAATTATGGGGCACGCAACTTTAGACAGCCTTTGATTTTGCAATTGCAAAATCCCGATAGCCCTTGGTGCAATGATCCCAATACTGAACAAATTGAAAGTTGTGCGGACGCTTCCAATGCGGCGCTTGATAAAGCACTAGAACAACTGAGCATCCAATTTGGTAATAACCCCAAAAAATGGACTTGGGGCAATGCACATATTGCCGTCTCAGAGCATCGCCCCTTAAGCAAGGTCCCGCTCTTGGGAAGCCCTTCAATTTGA
- a CDS encoding ExbD/TolR family protein, which translates to MSFNLQNDQEESGIMAEINMTPMVDVMLVLLIIFIITLPVIQQAVKVELPKANSVRNEVKSESVQLSIDAQGQIFWNSTPIDLKTFDGYAEKAAQKEPQPEINLRADKSVKYEYVAQVLAASRRAGLTKLGFVTEPN; encoded by the coding sequence ATGTCTTTTAATCTTCAGAACGATCAAGAAGAAAGCGGCATCATGGCCGAAATCAACATGACTCCGATGGTGGACGTCATGTTGGTACTGTTAATTATCTTCATCATTACCTTGCCGGTCATTCAGCAAGCAGTCAAAGTGGAGCTGCCGAAGGCTAACAGCGTACGCAATGAAGTAAAGTCAGAATCAGTTCAACTCTCGATTGATGCTCAAGGTCAAATATTCTGGAATAGCACGCCGATTGATTTAAAGACTTTTGACGGCTATGCAGAAAAGGCTGCTCAGAAAGAACCACAACCGGAAATCAATTTGCGCGCTGATAAGTCTGTGAAGTATGAGTATGTTGCTCAAGTGCTAGCAGCATCGCGCAGAGCTGGTTTAACTAAGCTCGGATTTGTAACTGAACCTAACTAA
- a CDS encoding MotA/TolQ/ExbB proton channel family protein, which produces MRTLNKLKVEVDQFWRATSYDQGLNAFTSHASNPYYQIAKAASGASIHHQSQSTNHRELLQTLNYSEWMARSLKNSIDGVAAQFQKGLTFLGSTGAISPFVGLFGTVWGIYHTLIAISSSGSAQIDQVAGPIGEALIMTALGLAVAIPAVLGFNAINRANKLLVADLNRFGNDLLAYFVTGARVKSGE; this is translated from the coding sequence TTGCGCACTCTGAATAAATTGAAGGTAGAGGTTGATCAATTTTGGCGTGCTACCTCATATGATCAAGGTCTGAACGCATTTACTAGCCATGCAAGCAATCCTTACTATCAGATTGCCAAGGCAGCAAGTGGTGCCTCCATCCACCATCAAAGCCAGTCCACCAATCATCGCGAGCTTCTGCAAACCCTTAACTACTCTGAGTGGATGGCGAGAAGCCTCAAGAACAGTATTGATGGTGTAGCAGCGCAATTCCAAAAAGGTCTCACCTTCTTAGGTTCTACTGGTGCAATATCACCGTTTGTGGGCCTATTTGGAACGGTATGGGGTATCTACCATACCTTAATCGCAATCAGTAGCTCAGGTAGCGCACAGATTGATCAGGTTGCCGGCCCTATTGGTGAAGCTCTCATCATGACCGCCCTAGGCCTAGCGGTCGCAATTCCTGCGGTGCTCGGATTTAATGCTATTAATCGCGCCAATAAATTATTGGTCGCCGACCTCAATCGCTTTGGTAATGATCTACTCGCCTATTTTGTAACTGGTGCCCGCGTGAAGTCCGGAGAATAA
- a CDS encoding energy transducer TonB, which translates to MSAFFSRVSAHLPFNTSERFIIGIVLGLHFLFLIGFQSGMKPDNENNLDDARVMANLVSPEAAKQPQATPTTPPPKPKKEQNKKTVDEKSTQAPTPPQTQQQTATPPTPQQSSSESQTPNVTVAPATSPGSSGTPIQTDIGKLVVVYQPDADAYHPSFSKRSGEQGEVVVRLIIDEPGSVEDVALLRSSSFPRLDRAATEIGRRYRFKPFLVNGSPQRISTNLLIKFNLKN; encoded by the coding sequence ATGAGTGCCTTCTTCAGCCGAGTGAGTGCGCACCTGCCATTCAATACAAGCGAACGCTTCATTATTGGCATCGTTCTTGGTTTGCATTTCCTCTTTTTGATTGGTTTTCAGAGTGGCATGAAACCTGATAATGAAAATAATCTCGACGATGCACGAGTGATGGCAAACCTGGTGAGTCCCGAGGCCGCCAAGCAGCCTCAAGCTACTCCGACCACCCCACCTCCAAAACCAAAGAAGGAACAGAACAAGAAAACCGTGGATGAGAAATCCACGCAGGCACCTACGCCACCTCAAACTCAGCAACAAACGGCTACCCCACCAACACCACAGCAATCTAGCAGTGAATCACAGACCCCAAATGTCACGGTTGCACCTGCCACCAGCCCTGGTTCAAGCGGTACACCGATCCAGACCGACATTGGTAAACTGGTTGTGGTCTATCAGCCTGATGCAGATGCCTACCACCCTTCCTTCTCCAAGCGATCTGGCGAACAAGGTGAAGTCGTGGTTCGATTAATCATTGATGAGCCTGGCAGTGTTGAGGATGTGGCTTTATTACGCTCCAGCTCCTTTCCAAGGTTAGACCGCGCAGCAACAGAGATTGGTCGACGTTATCGCTTTAAACCTTTTTTAGTCAACGGCTCACCGCAAAGAATTTCTACTAACCTTTTAATTAAATTTAATTTAAAGAATTAA
- the murI gene encoding glutamate racemase: MALIGVFDSGVGGLSILDEALRQLPEHDYIYLADSINAPYGEKSSDWVASRSMELCQYLAARGCDAIMVACNTATAEAIAHIRNELSNIPIIGVEPGIKPAAMQSANGIVGVLATEATLKSDKFSALLATLPNCKFVKQAGAGLVPLIEAGQANGEETLELLAEHLEPIQDAGADTLVLGCTHYPFLRKAIRKLLGDSINLIDTSNAVVRQLKRKLEAQCKQLNDGDQGSIQFISSKDAELLHQMAHELMQSDLTERSSQSQLVSTFR, encoded by the coding sequence TTGGCACTCATCGGGGTATTTGATTCTGGCGTTGGAGGCTTATCCATTTTGGATGAGGCTTTGCGCCAGCTTCCCGAGCATGACTATATTTATCTAGCAGACTCTATCAATGCACCTTATGGAGAAAAGTCTAGCGATTGGGTAGCTTCGCGTAGTATGGAATTGTGCCAATACCTAGCAGCACGGGGGTGTGATGCAATTATGGTTGCGTGCAACACTGCTACTGCTGAAGCTATTGCACATATTCGCAATGAGCTTAGCAATATTCCGATCATCGGCGTTGAGCCTGGCATCAAGCCTGCAGCAATGCAGTCAGCCAATGGCATCGTTGGTGTACTCGCAACTGAAGCTACGCTCAAGAGCGATAAATTTAGCGCTTTGCTGGCAACACTTCCGAACTGCAAATTTGTGAAACAAGCTGGCGCTGGTTTAGTCCCTCTAATAGAAGCAGGCCAAGCCAATGGTGAAGAAACTTTGGAGTTGCTCGCCGAGCATCTAGAGCCCATTCAAGATGCGGGAGCAGACACCCTAGTGTTGGGATGCACGCACTACCCTTTTCTACGAAAAGCTATTCGTAAACTGCTGGGAGACTCAATCAACTTAATTGATACCAGCAATGCAGTAGTGCGTCAGCTTAAAAGAAAATTAGAGGCACAATGCAAGCAATTGAATGATGGCGATCAGGGCTCTATTCAATTCATTAGCAGCAAAGATGCCGAGCTTTTGCATCAAATGGCACATGAGCTGATGCAATCGGATCTCACTGAGCGCAGCTCTCAATCTCAGTTAGTGAGCACCTTTAGATGA
- a CDS encoding fumarate hydratase yields MTNIKQNDLIQSVADAFQFISYYHPKDFISAMGKAYKLEQGAAAKDAIAQILTNSRMCAEGHRPMCQDTGIAVVFLKIGMNVQWGDATMSVIEMVNEGVRRAYMNPDNPLRASVLTDPAGKRKNTGDNTPAVVHYEIVPGDDVEVICAAKGGGSENKAKMVMLNPSDSIVDWVLKTVPTMGAGWCPPGILGIGIGGTPEKAMLMAKESLMGPVDIQELIARGAKTRAEELRLELYEKVNQLGIGAQGLGGLAIVLDIKIMEYPTHAASLPVAMIPNCAATRHVHFHLHGDGPAVLEKPSLSDWPDVTWTPDTKKSKRVNLDTLTAEEVAGWKEGETLLLNGKILTGRDAAHKRIQDMLAKGEELPVSFKNRVIYYVGPVDPVGDEAVGPAGPTTSTRMDKFTEMMLAKTGLISMIGKAERGPTAIEAIKKHKSAYLMAVGGAAYLVSKTIQTAKVVGFADLGMEAIYEFDVKDMPVTVAVSSAGISMHETGPKEWQAKIGGIPVKIA; encoded by the coding sequence ATGACAAATATCAAACAAAACGACCTTATTCAAAGCGTTGCAGATGCATTCCAGTTCATCTCCTACTATCACCCAAAAGACTTCATTTCCGCCATGGGCAAGGCTTACAAGCTTGAACAGGGCGCTGCAGCCAAAGATGCGATTGCTCAGATTTTGACCAATAGCCGCATGTGTGCTGAAGGTCATCGCCCAATGTGCCAGGACACCGGTATTGCGGTCGTTTTCCTCAAAATTGGCATGAACGTCCAATGGGGCGATGCCACGATGAGTGTGATCGAGATGGTCAATGAGGGTGTGCGTCGCGCTTACATGAACCCAGATAACCCTCTACGTGCCTCAGTTCTGACAGATCCCGCCGGTAAACGCAAAAACACGGGTGACAACACCCCTGCTGTTGTTCATTACGAAATTGTTCCAGGCGACGATGTTGAAGTCATCTGTGCCGCCAAAGGTGGTGGCTCTGAAAACAAGGCCAAGATGGTCATGCTCAATCCGTCTGACTCGATCGTAGACTGGGTACTCAAGACTGTTCCAACCATGGGTGCGGGCTGGTGCCCTCCCGGTATCTTGGGTATTGGTATTGGCGGAACCCCAGAAAAAGCCATGTTGATGGCAAAAGAGTCATTAATGGGTCCAGTTGATATTCAAGAACTGATCGCACGCGGTGCGAAGACTCGCGCTGAAGAATTGCGCTTAGAGCTATATGAAAAAGTTAATCAGCTCGGGATTGGTGCACAAGGTCTCGGTGGTTTAGCTATCGTTCTTGATATCAAGATCATGGAGTACCCAACGCATGCGGCTTCATTGCCAGTAGCAATGATTCCGAACTGTGCCGCGACCCGTCACGTGCATTTCCACTTGCATGGCGATGGTCCAGCAGTATTAGAAAAGCCTTCCTTATCCGATTGGCCAGATGTGACTTGGACTCCAGACACCAAAAAATCCAAGCGCGTGAACTTAGATACTTTGACTGCCGAGGAAGTAGCTGGCTGGAAAGAAGGTGAAACACTACTTCTGAACGGCAAAATTTTGACTGGTCGTGATGCAGCACATAAGCGCATTCAGGACATGCTCGCTAAGGGTGAAGAGTTGCCAGTGAGCTTTAAGAATCGCGTGATCTATTACGTTGGTCCAGTAGACCCAGTTGGTGATGAAGCAGTTGGTCCAGCTGGCCCAACCACATCAACACGTATGGATAAGTTCACTGAGATGATGTTGGCTAAGACTGGCTTGATCTCCATGATTGGTAAAGCAGAACGCGGTCCTACTGCAATTGAGGCAATCAAGAAACATAAGTCTGCTTATCTCATGGCCGTTGGCGGTGCTGCTTACTTGGTCTCCAAGACAATTCAGACAGCAAAGGTAGTTGGCTTTGCTGACCTTGGCATGGAAGCGATTTATGAGTTTGATGTCAAAGATATGCCAGTGACAGTAGCTGTCAGCTCCGCCGGAATCTCGATGCATGAGACAGGTCCAAAAGAGTGGCAAGCAAAGATTGGTGGCATTCCAGTCAAGATTGCTTAA